The proteins below come from a single Oenanthe melanoleuca isolate GR-GAL-2019-014 chromosome Z, OMel1.0, whole genome shotgun sequence genomic window:
- the ARL14EPL gene encoding ARL14 effector protein-like yields MDESLLEKTEASLGMENGGEMSDLMEENCKKNYSSQETSAEKSVSPAKDCSVRHKKLQKLEKQLKCLAFQNPGPQVADFNPETRQQKKKACMSQMKQSFFYESKFTKKYDKHGKLLCNDIDLCDCLEIDCLGCFYPCPKCNSNKCGPECRCNRKWVYDAIETEAGDVISALPFFVPD; encoded by the exons ATGGACGAGAGTTTGCTAGAGAAGACAGAAGCCTCCCTCggaatggagaat GGTGGTGAAATGAGTGATCTCATGGAagaaaactgcaagaaaaaCTATTCTTCCCAGGAAACATCTGCAGAAAAAAGTGTGTCTCCTGCTAAGGACTGCTCAGTAAGACACAAAAAATTG CAAAAACTTGAGAAACAATTAAAGTGCTTAGCCTTTCAAAATCCAGGACCTCAGGTAGCTGACTTCAATCCTGAAACtagacagcagaaaaagaaagcatgCATGTCACAGATGAAACAAAGTTTTTTTTATGAGTCCAA ATTTACGAAGAAGTATGACAAACATGGCAAGCTGCTTTGTAATGACATAGACTTATGTGATTGCCTGGAAATTGACTGCCTGGGTTGCTTCTATCCTTGCCCCAAATGCAACTCAAACAAATGTGGACCAGAATGCCGCTGCAATAGAAAATGGGTTTATGATGCGATTGAGACTGAAGCTGGAGATGTGATCAGTGCGCTACCATTTTTTGTCCCTGATTGA